CTTTTAAAAAAACTTTTGCCGAAATGAGTATGGAGGAAAAGAGCTCGGTTAGCCATAGAGGAAAAGCACTAAACGAACTGAAAAACGAATTCGATAAAGTGCTTTTATGGATACACCAGAATTTGCTTAAACAGGATAAGTTTAAGGTTATGCCCGGATGTGAAAAAATTGATATTGATATCCGATAGGAGACTCACATGCTTTTAAAAAATAAGGGGGCTGATATTATACTCGAAACAGGCGGGATAGAATCTTTTGATTCTGCTTGTGAAATTTTTGAAAAAATAATTGATCGTGATAATCTTTCAAAGCTCCTTAAAATAAAACAAAAAGACGTGCTTTTAAAAATTGCAAATTCTATTGCAATGTGTCAGCCGAATAGTGTTTTCGTATGTACCGGTTCTGAAAAAGACCATCAATATATAAGAGAGCTTGCCCTTATAAATCGTGAAGAAGCAAAGCTTTCATTGAAGGGGCATACTATACATTTTGATTTAAAAGAAGAGCAAGGGCGTATAACAGATAGAACTTTTTATATAGTAAATGAGGGGGAAGAAGTAAATTCCCTTGCAAAAAAAATATTAAGAACCGATGCGCTTAATGATATTAAAAACAAAATGAGCGGCATTATGCGTGGCAAGGTAATGTTAATAGGATTTTATATGCGTGGGCCTTTAGGATCTCCTATGTCCAATCCGGCTATAGAGATTACAAGTTCCGCCTATGTCATGCACAGCGCCGAAATACTTTACAGAAATGCATATCTTCATTTTGATAAAGAAGTGGAAAGGCTGGGACATTTCTATACTAATCTCCACAGTCAGGGTCAAAACAGGCCGGAAGACCTTCCGGATGCTCGTATTTACATGGATAGAAGTTATCAAACAACATACAGCATTAATTGTACTTATGCCGGAAATACCCTTTTGTTGAAGAAAGGAAACCATAGATTTTCCGTTGATAAGGCTGTTTACAAAAACCGTGGGAATGAACTTTCGGAGCATATGTTCATAACATGTATTGAAGGACCACAGGGCCGTTTAACCTGGTTTGCAGGAGCTGCTCCAAGCGGATGCGGAAAAACAACCACGGCCATGGCAGGGCACTATTTTATAGGTGACGATCTTGCCCAGATGTGGATCGACGAAAACGGCACCATAAGATCTGTTAATCCGGAATGTGGAATATTCGGCATTGTTGAAAATCTGAACTGGGAAGGTGATCCGTTGTTGATGGATCTTTTGAGAAAAGAAGGAACAGAAGTCATATGGTCTAATGTTCTTGTTGACGATAACGCAATTCCCCATTGGGCAGGAAACGGAGAAGAACCGCCTGAAAAAGGGTTCAATTTTCAGGGTTTCTGGAAAAAAGGCATGACGGATAAAAGCGGGAAGCCTGTCCCTATATCACACTCCAATGCACGGGTTACTCTGACATCAAAAGATATCGCAAACTATTCACCTAGTAGCGAAGATCCTGAAGGCGTTATTACAAGAATAATCACATACAGCGGGCGTGACAGCGATACAATGCCTCCTATCCGCGTGGCAAAGAATTCAGATCACGGCGTAGTAATAGGCGCATCAATAGTATCTGCCGCAACCTCTACAGAAGTTGGTGCAACAGGAGTAAACAGAGCTCCCTGGGCTAATGCACCTTTTATACCCGGGCCTATGGCCGATTATATGGATGCCCAATTCCGGTTTTTTGGAAATAAAATAATAGCAGAAAACTATAAGCCTGTTATGGCAGGACTGAATTATTTCCTTTCCGACAAGGCCAGAGGCGGGACTTCAGATAAACTCTTGGGTGAAAAACGTGATGTAAAGGTGTGGCTGTCATGGCTGGAGAGAAAAGCCTATGATGAAGTCGGTGTAATAGAAACGCCTATCGGCGGGATACCCAAATATGATGAGCTTAAAAATTTATTTTGGACAATTATAAAAAAAGAATATCCGGAATCGCTTTATATAAAGCAATTTTCTCTATACATTGACAATATTGTTGCAAGAGTTGATCTGCAAATCCAAGCTTACGGAAAAGAAACAGGTGTGCCGGACAAATTATTTGAAGTGTTAAATGAGCAGAAGGAAGGACTTCTTAATCTCAAAAAAGCATTCGGTGCTATTGTAACTCCTGCCGATCTTCTTAAACTTAGCGAAAAATGAAAGGCAGCCTAACTTTATATCTGTTTGGGTTTGATGTCCTGAGCACCAAGAGCCTCCGGATTTTCATTCCATGGCGCTACTTTAAATAATAACAGCATGCCGGGGATAGCAATTATAGTGCAGAAGATAAAGAACTTAGTCCAGCCAACGGCATCTACAATAAAACCTACGGATGCATTGGCAAAGGTTCGGGGTACAGCCATAAAGGCTGTAAAAAGTGCAAATTGGGTTGCAGTATATTTTGGATGAGTAGATCGCGCAATAAAGGCAGTAAATGCAGCCGAGCCCAAACCAACACCCAGATATTCCATACTGATTACAACAGCCAGCGCAATTATGTCATTACCCAGCTGTGAAAGAATTGCAAAACCTATTATGGTAACCAGCTGCACGATTCCAAATAACCAAAGGGCGCGGTTTATACCGATTTTAAGCATCAGCAAACCACCTATCATGCCACCGATAATCATCGGCCACAATGCAGCATTTTTGGCAATCCATCCAATTTGAGTCATGGTAAAACCCATATCGAGATAAAAAGGCGTGGCTAATGCCGTAGCCATATTATCACCGATTTTATAAAGAAACATAAACGCCATTATCAATAGTGCACTGGCAATACCTTTACGGCCAATAAATTCCTTAAACGGCTCCACAATAGCAGCTTTTAGCGTACGCGGCGCCACATTGAGGCTTGATTCTTTAATCGCCAGTGTCATGCCTATTCCAACTATCATAAACAATCCGGTTATCTTAAATACCGTATCCCAGGGCAAATGATCCGCCAATATCAAAGATAGTGATCCGGGAATCAAACCTGATATTCGATAGGCATTAACATGAATTGAGTTACCAAGCCCTAGTTCATTGTCGGGCAATAGTTCCCGCCGGTAAGCATCAACAACAATGTCCTGACTGGCACTAAAGAAAGCGACTGTAGCACTTAAGATCGCGATTACCCAGATTGATTGCCTGGGATTAAACATACCGAATGAAACAATAACCAGTAACAGGGCAACTTGCGTTATAAGTAGCCAGCCACGCCGCCTGCCCAAAAAAGGCGGCACGTATCGATCCATAAACGGGGACCAGACAAATTTCCAGGTATAGGGGAACTGGATAATTGAAAACAGCCCGATAGTAGACAAATCGACACCTTCAGTTCTTAACCAGGCGGGTATCAATGAAATCAGGATATAAAGAGGCAAACCGGAAGTAAAACCGGTAAAGATACAAATGAACATTCTTCTGTTAAAAACAGATTTCCAGAAACTGCTATTTATCATTAATGGTCTTTTCCAATTGTTGGTTTTGCAATCTGCAATTACTTTATGGCATAAGAATCGCGGTGCAAGAAGCATGTGTAAGATATTTTACTGTCGGGAAAGCGTTTTGAATGACCTTATTATATTTTATATTTTTCTGCAATTATAAAACCGCTTGTTAAGCAAACAGCGTTATGGTTATAATGTAGCATATATATATGTTTAATTTTCTTTTAAAAGTCATTCCACGGAATCATAAAAAGTCATGAATAATGAATATAGCATAGCAGACAAACGGGCAGCCGATCTCAATTTTCAAAAAAAAGAGATTATAACAATGCCTCCCGAAAAGGCCATAGACAGTATTTTGGAAGCAAAGCATCCGGCAGCTCTTGTACATTCCTTTTCGGAAGAAGATTTTTATTTTCTTATTAACGATATAGGTATTTATGATGCTTTTGAGCTGCTTAATTTAGCTTCCGACAAACAATGGGAATATATACTTGATATTGAACTCTGGAAAAAAGACAGGATTGAAACAAATTCTTTAACAAGGTGGTTTGATATTCTCTTTCAGGTTGATTCGGCACGCTTTGCCAAATGGGTAGTTGAGAAGAAAACAGATCTTGTAGAATTTTATCTCTATAAAAACATAAGAGTCGCTGTAAGGGAACATGATCAGGACCCATCAGAGCTTGGCAATGATTTTATGACAATAGACGATATTTTTTATTTTAAGGTTATCGATAATTACGAAGATAAACCATATGATCCGGATATTGAACCGGAAGAAGAAACCTATAAAGAACATAAAAAAGACTTTATCTCAAATATGCTGGAAAAAATTGCAGAATACGATCATATAAAATACCAGAATATACTACTAGAAACAATGGCCGTGCTTCCGGCTGAGATGGAAGAAGAATTTTACCGTTTAAAAAATGTAAGACTTTCAGAAAAGGGCTTTCTGCCTTTTGATGAAGCTGCAGGGATTTACTCTTCTTTAAAACCGGAAACTATTACAGGCAGAAAAAAAGCTCTTAAAAGAAGTAACAAAAACATACCTTTGCTACCCCTGCCCCTTTATCCCATAAAAATGTTAAAAGATGACAATCTGTTTTCGATGGCGCTCAAAAGAATTGATATAAATGAAACACTCATAAAGCTTCAGGCAGAATTTGCCACCCTTTGTAACCAGATTATCTCTGCAGATCAAAAAGCAATTAAAAACAAAGATGAACTAAAAGATATTGTCAAAAAGGCATGTGGATATTTAAGCATTGGAATCGAATGCTTGATAACTGAAAATCAAAAGCCGGATACTGTTAACGCTACAGCCATTATAAGTGAGTATCAGCTTGAGCGCATTTTCAGAACCGGTTTTAGCCTTGCGTTGGGACTTAAAGAACGCGCAAAAAAATGGCTGAACAAAGCATGGTTTACCAAACAAGGGCTTGGCTTACATTTCTGGGATGAGGAATGGATGGGAGTATTGGGCGGACTATTAATCAAAAAACCTCTCTATTATGAAAAACAAAAAGGCAGTTATATATTCCGGGAATTTCTTTCTGCTTCAGATATTATTGAAAGTCGTAAAATACTGGAAGAAGCAATTTCTTTCGATGATCTTCTTTCTTTAATAAATGTCGATATCAAACAGATAAAAAGCAGTAACTTGAACTATAAAAAACTCATTCTTACTCTTTTTGCAAGAAATAGCCTCGGCCTGCCTGAAGAGCCGTTACCAATATTTCTTGATGAATTCAAACGCTTTTATAAAACTCTCTGGAAAGGAAAAGGAAAAAACCGCAAAATAGATATTTTAGTCAAAGAATCATTTTTAAGCTGGATTTCCAAAAGGACAGGTCTTAAAGAAATTGAGATTACTGAACAGTTAGGTAGGGTTTTCGAAAGTATTTTTAATGAAATTGAAAATGAATATGGAAGAGTTGCAATTTCCGATCTTGATACAAGGTATATCAATCTTTTTCTTGTGCAAAAGAAGAAGTAACCTCAATTTATCGTATGAAACTTTTTGGCTTGCCGCATAACCCTGCCTGCCATTGATTCAGGCAAACCGGTGAATATCCCGATGTTGCTTTCTTTTTGTTCTCCCACCGTGTTGCATAAACATCGTTGCGCCCTTTAAAAAGCGACATAAATAATTTTATTTTTGAAATGGAATCAGATGTATTGTTTATATTAAAGAATGAGGTTTCGTCATGTGATTTGTCGTCGGGTATGGTATTTTCTTTTAAGACATATTTTGTAATATTTTCTTTAGCGTGCTCGAAATCGGTTATCCCGAGCTGTGCTTTTAATCTGCTGTTTTCTTCTGTTAAACGATTCTTTTCGTTTAATAAAAGATTATACTTTTCAAACAACTCATCGTAATTCATATTATTCCTGAACCATATAATGTGTTTGAAATCATTTTATTTATCCCGCTATTTTTATAATTTAAGTGCCGCTATTTTACAAGATTTATTGCCACTATATTTATAAAATTACTGCTCATACGGATGTGCAGGAAAGTTGATCAAGATAATATAGGAGCAAAGAAAGTGTTATAGGCTAGAAATTTATTTTTACCCAATGGGTTAAATAGATGTAGTTTGAAGATACAGCGCTAAAGGCTATGCAATACTATGTAACCAGGAAGTTGCTTCCTGAAAGCAGTATATCGGATATTTTCATTCAAATACAGGGTAACCGCATTTAGAAATCAACCTGCCAGGACTTTCATAAGATAATCATTATCCCAACCAGCCCTAAATCGTTTTGATTTTATGCTCTTTTTCGGTGTTGCTTCTTTTTTAATCATATTCATACTTCGTGCAAAAAACATCAGATTTTATTGCATTTAAGCGATTATTAAAAGAGGGATGAGATAAATTTATTTAGTTTATCTCATCCCCTAATAAGAAAAGCGGAGATGGAAATATGGCCGGAATATTAAGAGGTAATATCTATTGGGCGGATTTAAATCCGGTCATTGGTAGTGAGAAGGGCGGTTTACGCCCTGTTCTCATTTTAAGCCAAAACGTTTTCAATGAGCGATCCGGCACGGTAATAGCCGTTGCGATCTCAAGCCAACCTCAAAAAGCTGGGTTTCCGCTTACTTTGGAGCTTTCCGAACTAAAACTCCCAAAACAATCATGGGTAAAGATTAGCCAGATTCGTACATTGTCCGTAAAACACATAGGCCGTAAAATAGCCAAAGCATCTGATGAAGAATTGACTCTCATAATTGAAGGCTTGAATGAAATAATTGGTGCTTAACCATAGCATGCAGGTGATAGCAATTTGAAATTGCCAACTGAATGGAGAAGTAATTTATTTCGCTAAATTTCAATTAAAGCTTTTACAAATCCATTTGGCTTCAAAAATGCCCTTTCAGTATTTCGGCATATACTTCTATAGTATGTTTTACTTCGATTCTGTCTTTTGATTTTGAGAGCATATCGGATATCTGAATCATGCAGGCAGGGCAGGATGTTGCAACTATCGAACATCCGGATGCCTTAATGTTATTGCGTTTCCTCTCCCCTATTACAGTTGAAATATCATAATGCTCTATATTAAAGCTTCCTCCCATTCCGCAGCACCAGTCTGCTTCAGGCATTTCTTTAAAAGTATAATGGCTGTTTGCTTTTATAACTTTTCTTGGCTCTTCAAATACTCCAAGAGATTTTTTAAGATGGCAGGGATCGTGATAAGTAATGATTTTACTGTCTCCGGCATTTTCATATTTTTCTTTTTTAATTCCTATCTTTGAAACTATAAACTGGTTTATATCAAGTACTTTTTTAGAAATTATCTCAACTTTTTTTATTATATCATTCCCCAGACTCTCTCGTGCCATAAGAGGCCAGATATTTTTAATAGTTGCAGTACATGTTGCACATGAAGTAATAAGATAATCAAAATCAAAAGGCTCAAATTGATTGATATTGTAAAGGAGAAGTTTTTCAAACGACTTGGTATCTCCCGCAGATATCGCCGGAATACCGCAGCATCCCTGCCCTTGAGGCATAAAAACCCCGACTTCATGAAAAGAAAAAACATCCATTGCAGCTTGTGCCACATTCGGGAAAAATTTATCTATTAAGCACCCCGTAAAATATGCGATTTTCATTCCCGATCTTCCGGGAAAAGTATTTACAGAAGGTGTACTCCGGTGAAAAGGAACCGGGGCAAGCGGCACAAAATGCCGCTGTTTAAGAGCAGGTGAAGAAACCCGGGAACATGATGTTCCAACAATATCGCTTGCGGTTTTTGTGAAAAATCCCTGAAATTTTGTTCCAAACTCAAGAAGTCTGTCAAACGTTTTCGGATTTGACAGCATCTTTCTTAAAATAAGTTTTTTACCTGTTGATAATCCCATAAAAGCGGT
This window of the Pseudomonadota bacterium genome carries:
- a CDS encoding phosphoenolpyruvate carboxykinase (GTP), yielding MLLKNKGADIILETGGIESFDSACEIFEKIIDRDNLSKLLKIKQKDVLLKIANSIAMCQPNSVFVCTGSEKDHQYIRELALINREEAKLSLKGHTIHFDLKEEQGRITDRTFYIVNEGEEVNSLAKKILRTDALNDIKNKMSGIMRGKVMLIGFYMRGPLGSPMSNPAIEITSSAYVMHSAEILYRNAYLHFDKEVERLGHFYTNLHSQGQNRPEDLPDARIYMDRSYQTTYSINCTYAGNTLLLKKGNHRFSVDKAVYKNRGNELSEHMFITCIEGPQGRLTWFAGAAPSGCGKTTTAMAGHYFIGDDLAQMWIDENGTIRSVNPECGIFGIVENLNWEGDPLLMDLLRKEGTEVIWSNVLVDDNAIPHWAGNGEEPPEKGFNFQGFWKKGMTDKSGKPVPISHSNARVTLTSKDIANYSPSSEDPEGVITRIITYSGRDSDTMPPIRVAKNSDHGVVIGASIVSAATSTEVGATGVNRAPWANAPFIPGPMADYMDAQFRFFGNKIIAENYKPVMAGLNYFLSDKARGGTSDKLLGEKRDVKVWLSWLERKAYDEVGVIETPIGGIPKYDELKNLFWTIIKKEYPESLYIKQFSLYIDNIVARVDLQIQAYGKETGVPDKLFEVLNEQKEGLLNLKKAFGAIVTPADLLKLSEK
- a CDS encoding AmpG family muropeptide MFS transporter; this translates as MINSSFWKSVFNRRMFICIFTGFTSGLPLYILISLIPAWLRTEGVDLSTIGLFSIIQFPYTWKFVWSPFMDRYVPPFLGRRRGWLLITQVALLLVIVSFGMFNPRQSIWVIAILSATVAFFSASQDIVVDAYRRELLPDNELGLGNSIHVNAYRISGLIPGSLSLILADHLPWDTVFKITGLFMIVGIGMTLAIKESSLNVAPRTLKAAIVEPFKEFIGRKGIASALLIMAFMFLYKIGDNMATALATPFYLDMGFTMTQIGWIAKNAALWPMIIGGMIGGLLMLKIGINRALWLFGIVQLVTIIGFAILSQLGNDIIALAVVISMEYLGVGLGSAAFTAFIARSTHPKYTATQFALFTAFMAVPRTFANASVGFIVDAVGWTKFFIFCTIIAIPGMLLLFKVAPWNENPEALGAQDIKPKQI
- a CDS encoding type II toxin-antitoxin system PemK/MazF family toxin translates to MAGILRGNIYWADLNPVIGSEKGGLRPVLILSQNVFNERSGTVIAVAISSQPQKAGFPLTLELSELKLPKQSWVKISQIRTLSVKHIGRKIAKASDEELTLIIEGLNEIIGA
- a CDS encoding (Fe-S)-binding protein produces the protein MSDMIRLARLMEELDKMLAVCMRCGTCQAVCPLFSVTRKESDVARGKLAILNGLLNNMFENPDGVFEHLNRCLLCGSCAANCPSGVKVLDIFIKARAILTAFMGLSTGKKLILRKMLSNPKTFDRLLEFGTKFQGFFTKTASDIVGTSCSRVSSPALKQRHFVPLAPVPFHRSTPSVNTFPGRSGMKIAYFTGCLIDKFFPNVAQAAMDVFSFHEVGVFMPQGQGCCGIPAISAGDTKSFEKLLLYNINQFEPFDFDYLITSCATCTATIKNIWPLMARESLGNDIIKKVEIISKKVLDINQFIVSKIGIKKEKYENAGDSKIITYHDPCHLKKSLGVFEEPRKVIKANSHYTFKEMPEADWCCGMGGSFNIEHYDISTVIGERKRNNIKASGCSIVATSCPACMIQISDMLSKSKDRIEVKHTIEVYAEILKGHF